From a single Wolbachia endosymbiont of Oedothorax gibbosus genomic region:
- the uppS gene encoding polyprenyl diphosphate synthase, with amino-acid sequence MLNQESLPKHLAIIMDGNGRWANNQGRVKIDGYKKGSEVAYDIAKYCTDLTIPYLTLYAFSMENWLRPKNETDCLFDLFYSVLTNEDKVNFICNCNIKLNFIGNLSLLPSKILDQIKKAEEMTCKNDGLLLTIAVSYGAKQEITQAISNIIKENIDCVSEDEFEKFLYTKDLPKLDLLIRTGGEKRLSNFLLWQAAYAELYFCDTLWPDFSCQDLSKALEDYTKREKKYGR; translated from the coding sequence ATGTTGAATCAAGAATCTTTACCGAAACATTTAGCAATTATTATGGATGGTAATGGTAGATGGGCGAACAATCAAGGAAGGGTAAAAATTGATGGTTATAAAAAGGGCAGTGAAGTTGCATACGATATTGCCAAGTATTGTACGGACCTAACCATACCCTACTTAACTTTGTATGCATTCTCTATGGAGAATTGGCTTAGACCCAAAAACGAAACTGACTGTCTATTTGATTTATTTTACTCCGTTTTAACTAATGAAGATAAAGTCAATTTCATTTGCAACTGTAACATTAAGTTGAATTTTATTGGCAATTTAAGTCTATTACCCAGTAAAATATTGGATCAAATTAAAAAAGCAGAAGAAATGACATGTAAGAACGATGGTTTATTACTCACTATTGCAGTTAGTTACGGAGCAAAACAAGAAATTACACAAGCTATAAGCAATATTATAAAAGAAAATATTGATTGTGTATCAGAAGACGAATTTGAAAAATTTCTATATACTAAAGATTTGCCAAAATTGGATTTATTAATTCGCACTGGCGGCGAAAAAAGGTTAAGCAACTTTTTATTATGGCAAGCAGCTTATGCTGAATTGTATTTTTGTGATACTTTATGGCCTGATTTTTCTTGTCAAGATTTGAGCAAAGCATTAGAAGATTATACAAAAAGAGAGAAAAAATATGGTAGATAA
- the frr gene encoding ribosome recycling factor yields the protein MLNEIKAKTKERMLKTIQSFHDDIKGVRTGRASASLFDGIVVNIYGGHQKLNQVAGVSVIDNKTLSIKVWDIGVVGEVKNAISNANLNLNPVVEGSTIRIALPDLTQETREKLVKLLHQFAENARIAIRNIRRDIMEEIEKMKENKEISEDDFHGAKKEIQNITDDNIKKIDGELSIKEKDILHH from the coding sequence ATGTTAAATGAAATAAAAGCTAAAACAAAAGAAAGAATGCTAAAAACTATTCAGTCTTTTCATGATGATATTAAGGGTGTACGCACTGGTAGAGCTAGTGCATCTTTGTTTGATGGTATAGTTGTAAACATCTATGGTGGGCATCAAAAGTTAAATCAAGTTGCAGGCGTTTCGGTTATAGATAACAAAACCCTATCAATTAAAGTTTGGGATATCGGTGTTGTAGGTGAAGTAAAAAATGCTATATCAAATGCTAATCTGAATTTAAATCCTGTTGTTGAGGGTAGCACCATACGTATAGCTCTTCCAGACTTAACACAAGAAACCCGTGAAAAATTAGTGAAATTATTGCATCAGTTTGCTGAAAATGCACGGATTGCCATTAGAAATATACGTAGAGATATTATGGAAGAAATAGAGAAAATGAAGGAAAATAAGGAGATCTCAGAAGATGATTTTCACGGCGCTAAGAAGGAAATACAAAATATTACTGATGATAATATAAAAAAGATTGATGGTGAATTGTCCATCAAAGAAAAGGACATATTGCATCACTAA
- the pyrH gene encoding UMP kinase, with translation MSSLADKVKYSRVLLKISGEALMGSKQFGHDMETIGELSKGIVEVCNLGVQVCIVVGGGNIFRGTSASLSGCERASSDYIGMLATIINALILQNFLEKNLVASRVLSAIPMATVCEPYIRRKAIRHLEKGRVVVFAAGTGNPFFTTDTAAALRAVEMSCDVILKGTQVNGVYSADPKKNEDAVMYDRLSYTDLLTRDLKVMDASAISLARENSIPIIVFSLKEERIVNIIKGQGTYTIVSDCKQ, from the coding sequence ATGTCTTCCTTAGCAGATAAAGTAAAATACTCTAGAGTGTTATTGAAGATCTCTGGTGAAGCTTTGATGGGATCAAAGCAATTTGGCCACGATATGGAGACTATAGGTGAGTTATCTAAAGGCATAGTTGAAGTTTGTAATCTTGGAGTTCAGGTTTGTATTGTTGTTGGTGGTGGGAATATCTTTCGTGGCACATCTGCATCTTTAAGTGGCTGTGAAAGAGCAAGCAGTGATTATATTGGAATGCTTGCAACTATAATCAATGCTTTAATTTTACAAAATTTTTTAGAAAAAAATTTAGTAGCTTCTAGGGTATTATCTGCAATACCCATGGCCACTGTATGTGAACCTTACATAAGAAGGAAAGCTATTCGTCATTTAGAAAAAGGCAGAGTGGTAGTTTTTGCAGCAGGCACAGGCAACCCATTTTTTACTACAGATACAGCTGCAGCTTTACGTGCTGTTGAAATGAGTTGTGATGTTATTCTAAAGGGTACGCAAGTAAATGGTGTATACTCCGCTGATCCGAAAAAAAATGAGGATGCTGTAATGTATGATAGGCTTTCTTACACGGATTTGTTGACTCGTGATTTAAAAGTTATGGATGCATCAGCAATTTCACTTGCTCGTGAGAATTCTATTCCAATTATAGTTTTTTCTTTGAAGGAGGAAAGAATAGTCAATATTATTAAGGGTCAAGGTACTTATACTATAGTTTCAGATTGTAAACAGTAG
- the tsf gene encoding translation elongation factor Ts, translating to MKMNPDSIRELRDRTGLGLSDCKKALEECDGDIKKAVDKLRTIGLAKADKKSDRVASDGLVAMCLTENYGVLVELNCETDFVARNEKFIELVSNLASIAHQEHCTSVDELKNAKYESIGTVQEAIMDGTSVLGEKLELSKLCYLEAKDGIIAGYVHGDVCGLGKIGALIALQSSGDKTKLQEIGKQIAMHVVAMKPEALSIDDLDQMKLKNERSIIEEQVRSLNKPEEVAKKIVDGRMAKYCEEVVLLEQKFIKDDKIKVSDFIKSSELSAVRLSDYKLLVLGSAN from the coding sequence ATGAAGATGAATCCAGATAGTATAAGAGAATTACGTGATAGAACAGGGCTTGGCTTAAGTGACTGTAAAAAAGCATTAGAAGAATGTGATGGTGACATCAAGAAAGCCGTTGATAAGTTACGTACAATAGGTCTTGCTAAAGCTGATAAAAAATCTGATAGAGTAGCTTCAGATGGGCTCGTTGCTATGTGTTTGACTGAAAATTATGGTGTATTGGTTGAACTCAATTGCGAAACAGATTTTGTTGCAAGGAATGAGAAATTTATAGAGTTAGTTTCAAATTTAGCATCAATTGCTCATCAAGAACACTGTACTAGCGTTGATGAGTTAAAAAATGCCAAGTATGAAAGCATTGGCACAGTGCAGGAAGCTATAATGGATGGTACATCAGTTCTTGGTGAGAAGCTAGAGTTAAGTAAGCTTTGTTACCTAGAAGCTAAGGATGGAATTATTGCTGGCTACGTACATGGTGATGTGTGTGGCTTAGGTAAAATTGGCGCTTTAATTGCATTGCAATCATCTGGTGATAAGACGAAGTTACAAGAGATTGGAAAACAAATAGCTATGCATGTAGTTGCCATGAAGCCTGAAGCTTTGTCTATAGATGATTTAGATCAAATGAAGTTGAAAAATGAACGTTCTATAATTGAAGAGCAAGTAAGGAGCTTAAATAAACCTGAAGAAGTAGCAAAAAAAATAGTAGATGGACGAATGGCTAAGTACTGTGAAGAAGTTGTTTTACTAGAACAAAAGTTCATAAAAGATGATAAAATAAAGGTTTCTGACTTTATAAAATCAAGCGAGTTGAGTGCTGTTAGATTATCTGATTACAAGTTACTTGTTTTGGGCAGTGCAAACTAA
- the rpsB gene encoding 30S ribosomal protein S2 — protein sequence MTNLPEVTVRDLAESGVHFGHKISRWNAKMAPYIYGVHQENRIHIIDLRKTLPLLQVAMKALYDVASQGGRILFVGTKFQAFDIIASEAIRCGQYYVNHRWLGGMLTNWGTVSSSIKTLMQYEKILDDEDSILTKKELGNIEKKKQKLDKVLGGIREMGAIPDILFIIDTNKEHIAVKEAKKLGIPIVAILDTNSDPDDITYLIPGNDDSRKSIELYCKLATDSILAGIESSLARSGVKIDNIKGDEFIQEKEDGIVQTKRRRSKVYKEEEREVVTNEDESR from the coding sequence ATGACAAATTTGCCTGAAGTTACTGTGCGTGATTTAGCCGAATCTGGTGTACATTTTGGTCACAAAATTAGTCGCTGGAACGCAAAAATGGCTCCATACATATATGGAGTGCATCAAGAAAATCGTATACATATAATTGACTTGCGGAAAACACTACCATTGCTACAGGTGGCCATGAAGGCTTTATATGATGTTGCATCTCAAGGTGGTCGCATTCTATTTGTTGGTACAAAGTTTCAAGCTTTTGATATTATTGCAAGTGAAGCGATTCGTTGTGGTCAATATTATGTAAATCATCGATGGCTTGGTGGTATGCTTACTAATTGGGGCACTGTTTCTTCTTCGATAAAAACCTTGATGCAATATGAGAAAATATTAGATGACGAGGATAGCATTTTAACAAAGAAAGAATTGGGAAATATTGAAAAGAAAAAGCAAAAGCTTGATAAGGTGTTAGGCGGTATTAGAGAAATGGGAGCAATTCCTGATATCTTATTCATCATTGATACTAATAAAGAGCATATAGCGGTTAAGGAGGCTAAAAAGTTAGGAATTCCAATAGTTGCAATACTTGATACTAATTCTGATCCAGATGATATTACTTATCTAATACCTGGAAATGATGACTCAAGAAAATCAATAGAGCTCTATTGTAAATTAGCTACCGACTCTATATTAGCTGGAATAGAGTCTAGTCTAGCAAGATCTGGAGTTAAGATTGATAATATAAAAGGTGATGAGTTTATTCAAGAAAAAGAAGATGGTATTGTGCAAACTAAAAGGAGACGTAGTAAAGTTTACAAAGAAGAAGAAAGGGAGGTAGTAACAAATGAAGATGAATCCAGATAG
- the yajC gene encoding preprotein translocase subunit YajC: MFISEVFAADAISNASSIGASFASFIPLILIFVVFYFLIIRPNHKKLKEHRKMIDQIKRGDTVITSGGIIGEVNKVDEVNAQFIIEIAPKVEIKVLRSAISEVLNKEAQKVAAKPIEKGKIEKNDKKNKNQPEESKKGKDDKGKNAA, from the coding sequence ATGTTCATTTCTGAAGTTTTTGCAGCAGATGCAATTAGCAATGCATCAAGTATCGGCGCATCTTTTGCTAGTTTTATTCCATTGATTTTAATATTTGTGGTATTTTATTTTCTCATTATTCGCCCAAACCATAAAAAACTAAAAGAACATAGAAAGATGATAGATCAAATAAAACGTGGTGATACAGTCATTACTTCTGGTGGAATAATAGGTGAAGTTAATAAAGTTGATGAAGTAAATGCACAATTTATAATAGAAATAGCACCAAAAGTTGAGATAAAAGTCCTAAGGTCCGCTATATCTGAAGTTTTAAACAAAGAAGCTCAGAAAGTAGCAGCTAAACCAATTGAAAAAGGCAAAATTGAAAAGAATGATAAAAAGAATAAAAATCAACCAGAGGAAAGTAAAAAGGGAAAAGATGATAAAGGCAAAAATGCTGCATAA